In Winkia neuii, a genomic segment contains:
- the aroA gene encoding 3-phosphoshikimate 1-carboxyvinyltransferase, with protein sequence MAQWWEAPLAQGPVSGVVRIPGSKSLTARHLVLAALSDQPTTIRGALRSRDTTLMVAALKQLGVAVSCQGDVWTVRGGTLRSSGQIDCGLAGTVMRFVLPLAAMAQGDCILDGDEGARVRPMAGLVQALRRMGARIDSLGESDHLPLAVHGSALEGPVRVDSSSTSQFLSALLLASAAMPNPLRVEVMGKLPSLPHIRMTMQTLRAHAVPCVQDGNAFVAGGVRPAGGTVTIEPDLSNAGPFLAAAALTGGTVSIPDWPAATTQVGAHWKSILTDFGASVSQEANRLTVEGKSLRGITRDMSAEGELVPTVVALALFAEGPTHLYGIGHLRGHETDRLAALACEGCKLGAQIEEGPDFLTITPGTPRPARINTYEDHRMATFAAIAGLRTAVKVENIATTAKTLPDFARMWRGLNGLA encoded by the coding sequence ATGGCGCAGTGGTGGGAGGCCCCCTTAGCCCAAGGGCCGGTTTCTGGAGTAGTACGGATTCCCGGTTCTAAGTCTTTGACCGCCCGCCATCTAGTGTTGGCTGCCCTTTCGGACCAGCCCACTACCATCCGCGGTGCTCTCCGCTCGCGGGACACCACCTTGATGGTCGCCGCTCTTAAGCAGTTAGGCGTGGCCGTCTCCTGCCAAGGCGACGTTTGGACCGTACGTGGGGGCACCCTGCGTTCGAGCGGACAAATTGATTGTGGCCTCGCTGGAACCGTTATGCGCTTCGTGCTTCCTCTAGCGGCCATGGCGCAGGGTGACTGCATATTGGATGGGGACGAGGGCGCCCGAGTCCGTCCTATGGCAGGGCTGGTACAGGCTTTGCGGCGGATGGGAGCTCGGATCGATTCTCTCGGTGAAAGCGACCACCTCCCACTTGCTGTACACGGCAGCGCGCTTGAAGGGCCAGTCCGTGTCGATTCGAGTTCCACTAGCCAATTTCTTTCCGCACTGTTGCTCGCCAGTGCTGCCATGCCAAATCCACTGCGGGTTGAAGTAATGGGAAAGCTCCCCTCATTGCCGCATATTCGGATGACTATGCAGACACTAAGGGCCCATGCGGTACCGTGCGTGCAAGATGGTAACGCCTTCGTCGCTGGCGGCGTTCGCCCTGCAGGGGGAACCGTAACTATTGAACCGGATCTTTCCAACGCCGGCCCGTTCTTAGCCGCGGCCGCACTTACTGGCGGCACCGTTTCGATCCCCGATTGGCCCGCAGCTACTACACAGGTAGGAGCCCACTGGAAGAGCATCCTGACCGATTTTGGCGCTAGTGTCAGCCAGGAAGCAAACCGACTTACAGTGGAAGGAAAATCCCTTCGCGGGATCACCCGTGACATGTCTGCCGAGGGCGAGCTGGTGCCTACTGTCGTGGCGCTCGCACTCTTTGCAGAAGGCCCCACTCACCTGTATGGAATCGGGCATCTGCGCGGTCACGAAACAGACCGTCTTGCCGCCCTCGCCTGTGAAGGATGCAAGCTGGGAGCCCAGATCGAGGAAGGCCCTGATTTCCTAACTATTACTCCGGGCACTCCAAGACCGGCAAGAATCAATACTTATGAAGATCACCGAATGGCTACTTTTGCTGCGATTGCGGGGCTAAGGACTGCGGTCAAGGTAGAAAATATTGCCACTACCGCAAAGACACTGCCTGATTTTGCCCGGATGTGGAGGGGACTAAATGGGTTGGCGTGA
- a CDS encoding DUF6912 family protein — protein MRIYLPLLRTELADLELPSRNAVAATEEFQRKYHEEGFDIEDYEFISMMVAAGLCKELGADMRIVAAADCEATEVGHGMVQPASLSWEDVVSIHVDGTEGRALVAAGKWEEAGAEALEWYDIVERQNLIAELAD, from the coding sequence ATGCGTATATATCTTCCCTTGCTGAGGACCGAACTAGCCGACCTGGAACTGCCATCGCGTAACGCTGTTGCTGCCACGGAAGAATTTCAGCGAAAATACCACGAAGAAGGCTTTGACATCGAGGATTACGAATTCATATCCATGATGGTTGCAGCTGGACTTTGTAAGGAACTCGGGGCTGACATGCGCATTGTTGCTGCGGCAGATTGCGAGGCTACCGAAGTGGGCCACGGCATGGTGCAGCCCGCAAGCCTTTCCTGGGAGGATGTCGTGTCAATCCATGTAGACGGCACTGAAGGACGTGCGCTAGTCGCCGCTGGCAAGTGGGAAGAGGCTGGCGCCGAAGCACTGGAATGGTACGACATAGTAGAACGGCAAAATCTTATCGCCGAGTTGGCAGATTAA
- a CDS encoding GDSL-type esterase/lipase family protein has protein sequence MDTPQNLIVIGDELAAGAGDPRALGWVGRVMARTQAAREVQTFTLAVPNETSIDLADRWEEEAARRCTKGAINRLLIGMGSADIAAGLTSPRSRLSLANILDKAAGANMPCFVVGPPPLPAVESTGLAKLNHALEDVCSRRSVTYVDTFTPLSTHDGWLSEVNQSPTGLPGQVGYGLLAWLVLHSGFGSWIGTE, from the coding sequence GTGGATACCCCTCAGAATTTGATTGTGATTGGCGATGAGCTGGCCGCAGGTGCCGGAGATCCTCGCGCTCTAGGATGGGTTGGTCGGGTTATGGCCAGAACCCAGGCTGCCCGAGAAGTACAGACTTTCACGTTGGCAGTTCCCAACGAAACTTCGATAGATCTAGCCGATAGGTGGGAAGAGGAAGCTGCCAGGCGCTGTACCAAAGGCGCCATAAACAGGTTGCTAATAGGGATGGGAAGCGCGGATATTGCCGCTGGCCTCACTTCTCCTCGTTCGCGTCTTTCCCTGGCCAATATTTTGGATAAGGCTGCCGGTGCCAACATGCCCTGCTTTGTGGTGGGACCTCCCCCGCTACCGGCAGTAGAAAGCACTGGTCTGGCCAAGCTAAACCATGCGCTTGAGGACGTTTGCTCTAGGCGTTCCGTAACCTACGTTGACACTTTCACTCCGCTTAGTACTCACGATGGGTGGCTGTCAGAGGTCAACCAGTCTCCCACAGGGCTGCCCGGACAGGTTGGATACGGGCTGCTAGCATGGCTCGTCCTGCATTCAGGTTTCGGTTCCTGGATTGGAACAGAATGA
- the rsgA gene encoding ribosome small subunit-dependent GTPase A: protein MGWRDIGTDDPRVKVRPARSSRPRSKKRPDYSKAEIASVVAVDRGRFTLSLKNNLLHAVKARELGRRAVIVGDRVRVVGDLSGSKGSLARIVVVEERSTVLMRSTEDDASKGTEKPMVANATQMAIVTALADPPPRTGMIDRCLVAAVSAGIKPLLVLTKADLAQPEEALTFYKNLDIGFVSTSVTENGIVGLAELEAQLKDNLTVLVGHSGVGKSTLINALIPQADRATGHVNAVTGRGRHTSTSAVALPLKDDSGWVVDTPGVRSFGLAHVEPDELLAGFTDLAEVAQEYCPRGCSHGADAPDCALDAKQVSRERVASFRRLLASREAGLESWERS, encoded by the coding sequence ATGGGTTGGCGTGATATTGGCACGGACGATCCCAGGGTGAAGGTACGCCCCGCGCGTTCATCTAGACCTAGGTCCAAGAAACGGCCAGATTATTCAAAAGCCGAGATCGCTTCGGTAGTTGCCGTAGATAGAGGGCGTTTCACCCTTTCTTTAAAGAACAATCTCCTTCACGCGGTAAAGGCCCGCGAACTTGGACGACGCGCTGTAATCGTAGGCGATAGGGTGCGCGTTGTTGGAGACTTGTCCGGATCGAAAGGATCCCTAGCTCGCATCGTCGTCGTCGAGGAACGGAGCACCGTGTTGATGCGCTCTACTGAAGACGACGCAAGTAAAGGCACCGAGAAACCTATGGTTGCCAACGCAACTCAAATGGCAATCGTAACTGCCCTGGCAGATCCGCCTCCGCGCACGGGCATGATTGACAGGTGCCTTGTGGCAGCGGTTTCGGCGGGCATAAAACCCCTCCTAGTGCTTACAAAAGCCGATCTAGCCCAGCCCGAAGAGGCGCTCACTTTCTACAAGAATCTGGATATTGGTTTTGTCTCTACCTCGGTAACTGAAAATGGCATTGTGGGACTAGCAGAACTGGAGGCACAGCTAAAAGACAACTTGACAGTTCTGGTAGGCCACTCTGGGGTGGGCAAGTCAACACTGATCAATGCCCTTATTCCGCAGGCAGATCGGGCAACCGGCCATGTCAATGCCGTGACCGGCCGAGGGCGACATACTTCCACTTCAGCGGTTGCCTTACCGTTGAAGGACGATTCTGGATGGGTAGTCGATACCCCCGGGGTCCGTTCCTTTGGATTAGCGCATGTTGAACCTGACGAATTGTTAGCTGGCTTCACTGACCTTGCCGAAGTCGCGCAGGAGTACTGTCCGCGTGGGTGTTCCCACGGTGCGGATGCACCTGATTGCGCACTGGATGCGAAACAGGTCTCGCGTGAACGAGTCGCCTCGTTCCGTCGCCTGCTGGCTTCTAGGGAAGCGGGGCTGGAATCTTGGGAGCGGTCCTAA
- a CDS encoding sigma-70 family RNA polymerase sigma factor → MTQTTKRAPAESVAERRQRFEQDALPHLDELYRGALRFTRNPADAEDLVQDAMVKAYAAFDQYKPGTNLRAWLFRILRNTYINKYRKEQRRPPTADAGELQDWQLAKAASHDSVGLLSAEVEALAALPEGTVREALMELPEDYRIAVFLADVEGFSYKEIAQIMDTPTGTVMSRLHRGRSRLRKALANYVAEGEES, encoded by the coding sequence ATGACACAAACAACCAAGAGGGCGCCGGCAGAATCCGTCGCCGAGCGCCGGCAGCGTTTCGAACAGGATGCTCTGCCTCACCTGGATGAACTGTATCGCGGCGCATTGCGCTTCACTAGGAACCCGGCAGACGCCGAGGACCTAGTGCAGGATGCCATGGTCAAGGCGTACGCGGCTTTCGACCAGTACAAGCCAGGAACAAACTTGCGAGCGTGGTTGTTCCGTATCCTGCGGAACACCTATATAAATAAATATCGCAAGGAACAGCGCCGGCCACCTACCGCAGATGCTGGCGAGTTGCAGGATTGGCAACTTGCAAAGGCCGCTAGTCACGATTCTGTGGGGTTGTTATCCGCCGAGGTCGAAGCTCTTGCCGCACTTCCAGAGGGTACGGTTCGAGAGGCTTTGATGGAACTGCCAGAGGACTATAGGATCGCGGTTTTTTTGGCGGATGTGGAAGGTTTCTCGTACAAAGAAATCGCGCAGATTATGGACACGCCCACTGGAACGGTGATGTCTCGATTGCACAGAGGGCGATCCAGGTTGCGCAAGGCTCTTGCGAATTACGTAGCAGAAGGGGAGGAATCATGA
- a CDS encoding bile acid:sodium symporter family protein, which translates to MSATLQKAASAQTVQQKEERAAYIAALGFPILVIIGGLVGFAAPSVVLPLKGWVNLLLGVVMFGMGLTLKPADFVLVAKRPLPVLIGVVSQYVVMPLLAVVLVWVMQLPAEVAAGVILVGCAPGGTSSNVVSYLARGDVALSVTMTSISTLLAPVLTPLLTLWLAGQYMPVSGAAMAVSIVKVVLLPVVGGLALRAFFNSAVQKVEPALPWVSVVAISVIAATVVAGSKETIATSAVVVFVAVVLHNCFGYVLGFFASKFTGGTRTTSRTTAIEVGMQNSGLAATLAMQYMSPTAALPAAVFSVWHNLSGAVVAALCRTADKRQASK; encoded by the coding sequence ATGTCCGCTACACTGCAAAAAGCAGCGTCTGCGCAAACCGTGCAGCAAAAAGAAGAACGCGCAGCATACATCGCTGCCCTAGGTTTTCCTATTCTGGTCATTATTGGTGGCTTGGTAGGTTTTGCAGCTCCCAGTGTCGTCTTGCCGCTAAAGGGTTGGGTTAACCTCCTTCTAGGGGTTGTCATGTTCGGCATGGGACTTACCCTAAAACCGGCAGATTTCGTGCTGGTTGCCAAACGTCCGCTACCTGTTCTTATCGGTGTCGTTTCGCAGTATGTGGTCATGCCGCTGCTTGCCGTAGTGCTGGTATGGGTAATGCAGCTTCCCGCTGAGGTAGCCGCCGGTGTCATCCTGGTCGGGTGTGCGCCGGGTGGAACCTCCTCTAACGTGGTTTCGTATCTTGCTAGGGGCGACGTGGCTCTGTCCGTCACGATGACCTCCATCTCGACGCTGCTAGCGCCGGTACTTACCCCCTTGTTGACTCTGTGGCTCGCAGGTCAGTACATGCCGGTGAGCGGTGCCGCCATGGCAGTGTCGATCGTCAAGGTAGTACTTCTGCCGGTCGTAGGCGGCCTCGCTTTGAGGGCGTTCTTCAATTCCGCAGTGCAAAAGGTAGAGCCGGCACTGCCCTGGGTATCGGTTGTAGCCATCAGTGTCATCGCTGCCACGGTGGTCGCCGGGTCTAAGGAAACTATCGCCACTTCGGCGGTAGTCGTCTTCGTGGCCGTAGTTCTGCACAACTGCTTTGGGTATGTGCTCGGCTTCTTCGCCTCGAAATTCACTGGAGGGACTCGTACCACTTCTCGTACGACCGCCATCGAGGTGGGCATGCAGAATTCCGGTTTGGCCGCAACTCTCGCAATGCAGTACATGAGCCCGACCGCAGCTTTGCCCGCGGCTGTCTTCTCGGTATGGCATAACCTGTCGGGCGCTGTAGTGGCAGCCCTGTGCCGCACGGCAGATAAGCGCCAGGCTAGTAAGTAG
- the rsrA gene encoding mycothiol system anti-sigma-R factor, with protein MSCGCGSDDCRCDEVMADLYEFVDETLSPSQIHRLAAHISGCPHCAAHAEGERELRALMARQCRESAPARLRGRIVRTIAASDGQNGMSITISESY; from the coding sequence ATGAGCTGCGGATGTGGTAGCGATGATTGTCGCTGCGACGAGGTAATGGCCGATCTATACGAGTTTGTAGACGAGACTCTGTCTCCGTCCCAGATCCACAGGTTAGCGGCGCACATAAGTGGGTGCCCGCATTGTGCAGCCCACGCTGAGGGGGAGCGGGAACTGCGAGCTTTGATGGCTCGGCAGTGCCGAGAGAGCGCGCCGGCACGTCTTCGCGGCAGAATCGTTCGAACCATTGCAGCTTCGGATGGCCAAAATGGGATGTCTATTACTATTTCGGAGTCTTACTAG
- a CDS encoding exonuclease SbcCD subunit D — MKFIHTSDWHLGRTLHGADMVPAQRLFIDSLVDLAKEHRVDAVLISGDVYDRALPSAGAVELLEDALHRLTKFTRVIYCPGNHDSAKRLGFGAEFFRDELVVVSRLSQVGKAVPVADGVVYPLPYLEPIAASHFFGTATTHQDVMSAAMQLVSQDLQQRRQKDPSLPAVVMAHAFVLGGISSDSERDISIGGVEAVSADLFEKMSYVALGHLHRYQHLQGPVPIYYSGSPVPYSFSEAGTAKCALLVACQDGNTTVTRLPIPQVRPIATITGTLEELLSPAFASYQDAWVAAQVTDVSRPPNLHRQLLERFPHLLTVQFVGAQRRPSLPTTTVVQQDPVQVTIDFAQQVGRKELTQKGKQIVEQIWYQVRKGDEHAAS; from the coding sequence ATGAAGTTCATCCACACTTCCGACTGGCATCTGGGACGCACATTGCACGGGGCAGACATGGTGCCGGCCCAGCGGCTCTTTATAGATTCCTTGGTGGATCTTGCCAAAGAACACCGGGTAGATGCGGTGCTAATTAGCGGCGACGTATATGACCGGGCACTGCCGTCAGCAGGGGCGGTAGAACTGTTAGAAGATGCCCTGCACCGGCTTACCAAGTTCACCCGAGTAATCTACTGTCCCGGCAACCATGACTCCGCCAAGCGGCTGGGATTCGGAGCAGAATTCTTTAGGGACGAACTAGTAGTGGTATCGCGGCTGTCCCAGGTCGGAAAAGCGGTGCCGGTAGCAGACGGAGTCGTCTATCCTCTCCCCTATCTAGAACCAATAGCTGCCAGTCATTTCTTTGGTACTGCCACAACTCATCAGGATGTGATGAGCGCGGCTATGCAACTCGTTTCCCAGGATTTGCAGCAACGACGCCAGAAAGACCCGTCTCTACCTGCCGTTGTAATGGCCCATGCTTTCGTTTTAGGGGGCATAAGTTCCGATTCAGAAAGAGACATCTCTATCGGAGGCGTGGAAGCAGTATCTGCTGACCTATTTGAAAAAATGTCATATGTGGCTTTGGGACATTTGCATCGCTATCAGCATCTCCAAGGGCCAGTTCCTATCTACTACTCGGGTTCGCCCGTGCCGTATTCATTTTCCGAGGCTGGTACTGCAAAGTGCGCTCTACTCGTTGCCTGCCAAGATGGCAATACGACAGTTACCAGGCTACCTATCCCACAGGTACGCCCCATAGCCACTATCACAGGCACTTTAGAAGAGCTTCTTTCGCCCGCTTTTGCCTCTTATCAAGATGCGTGGGTGGCGGCACAAGTCACCGATGTTTCGCGGCCCCCCAATCTTCATCGGCAGTTACTGGAGCGTTTTCCACATTTGCTGACTGTCCAGTTTGTAGGTGCGCAGCGGCGTCCGTCTCTACCTACAACCACGGTGGTCCAGCAGGATCCGGTACAGGTGACCATTGATTTTGCCCAGCAGGTCGGCAGGAAAGAACTTACGCAGAAGGGCAAGCAAATTGTCGAGCAGATCTGGTACCAGGTAAGGAAGGGCGACGAGCATGCGGCTTCTTAG
- a CDS encoding DoxX family protein, with protein sequence MSILRTLARTMIASLFVSDGIDAVIHSEEHVARFRSVSPKLEKWGLPPVLDSDARMVTRVAGGVTTAAGLGLIFGIKPRTCAAVLALLNLPITAVNYPVLFAESDKRKQNLSMAVTRLGLTGGLLLAAYDREGDPSLGWRYRNYKALREAEADAAMEQIEQIGD encoded by the coding sequence ATGAGCATTTTACGCACTCTCGCCCGCACTATGATCGCCTCTCTTTTCGTCTCTGACGGCATCGACGCCGTTATCCACTCCGAAGAACACGTAGCGCGTTTTCGGTCTGTCTCTCCGAAACTAGAGAAGTGGGGACTTCCCCCAGTACTGGACTCTGACGCGCGCATGGTTACCCGTGTTGCCGGCGGAGTCACCACCGCTGCCGGGCTAGGTCTGATCTTCGGCATCAAGCCCCGTACTTGCGCGGCTGTGCTTGCCCTGTTGAACCTTCCGATCACCGCAGTGAATTATCCCGTCTTGTTTGCTGAGTCCGACAAGCGGAAGCAGAACCTGTCCATGGCGGTTACTCGGCTAGGCTTGACCGGCGGACTCCTACTGGCGGCTTACGATCGCGAAGGGGATCCGTCGCTAGGCTGGCGCTACCGGAACTACAAAGCATTGCGCGAAGCCGAAGCGGATGCAGCTATGGAACAAATCGAACAGATCGGGGATTAA
- a CDS encoding AAA family ATPase — MRLLRLSFSGIGPFPGRQDIDFEEFEPEGIMLITGPTGGGKTTILDAVVFALYGRLSSQNADPARMRSTLCAPTEETWVELDFEVSSGQYRVRRSPAYERPKKRGDGFTLHRTTAHLIRIDDPANPLATRPVDVGPAILELVGLTGEQFCQTVILPQGKFDTFLRAKSDDRKKVLESIFRTQDYARFEDALRESAKDAQAVAKDASAALNSAWSEYLDQIQEKGIELSERSPHAARAAVAQAMDASVETAKSGLAKAKDQEQKAAAALTHGEQVIEAKAQFSLLKQTLHTLEQEASLRERQQLTLDAAARSKEVLGKNSIHEHDLAAKEDAEQAVTEAEEILTQAVAEVSFYRGDLREKAGQYAAELVPLVGVEADLKNRQEELHTLQDKAAAASKGGQECSAKAAKAHQVVEHVKLQVLASQNASKAMQEHGEKLEKLQAQHQAHEEWKEAAKALSDAAEQKIAAARAWDTAKSKEAHLVTQRLQGLASQVASHLQDGVPCPACGSLSHPHPAEEGAQTVSLDRLSEAYKETARAEELFNAAKSRHEQALERTTKAQAEISIAQEVLAPQLQLERTLFEQAERQANKLEGYQNKLQEEQNKKAQYDTEVALNKQALQELQQRIHSLTESISKLKGQIAPLTQNGITVRQLHDKLVQIHTLGDRQLLNIKHLEHAKVAAETSGEELIRSLKKNNFPTVEDAQKAALDKEAESGLRSQIADWKAQKQSCSQRLSEPKLVALAAENSPDTVALQNAKDSATATADAQNQQLGKLLAERDQLLRAVERISSATDHLDSLTAEHKDLLWLFELVNAGPANQDSIPLSTWVLLERLNQILAVANPHLQAMSAGRYELVRTDSDGGRSVNQALSLAVRDHYSDTERKTSSLSGGEMFYCSLALSLALAEVVSYEAGGIVIQTMLIDEGFGSLDPQKLDSVMDQLRVSSAGRLVGIISHVRELANQVGPKVQVIASEQGSRLKLNLPTRR; from the coding sequence ATGCGGCTTCTTAGACTATCTTTTTCCGGGATTGGTCCTTTCCCCGGGCGCCAAGACATAGATTTTGAAGAATTTGAGCCCGAGGGAATCATGCTTATTACAGGCCCTACCGGAGGCGGTAAGACGACTATTCTAGATGCCGTAGTGTTCGCTCTATACGGCCGTCTTTCCAGCCAAAATGCTGATCCCGCCCGAATGCGCTCTACTTTATGTGCTCCCACTGAAGAAACCTGGGTTGAACTAGATTTTGAAGTGTCTTCTGGGCAGTACAGAGTCCGCCGCTCGCCCGCATACGAAAGGCCCAAGAAGCGGGGCGATGGCTTTACCTTGCATCGCACTACCGCGCATCTGATTCGCATTGACGATCCGGCGAATCCGCTTGCGACCCGCCCTGTAGATGTTGGCCCGGCTATCTTAGAACTGGTAGGCCTCACAGGGGAACAGTTCTGTCAGACCGTGATTCTGCCTCAGGGAAAATTCGATACGTTCCTCAGGGCGAAGTCTGACGATCGCAAGAAAGTGCTCGAATCTATCTTCCGCACCCAAGACTACGCTCGTTTCGAGGACGCATTACGCGAGAGCGCGAAGGATGCACAGGCAGTCGCAAAGGATGCTTCTGCCGCCCTCAATAGTGCGTGGTCAGAGTATTTGGACCAAATACAGGAAAAGGGAATAGAGCTTAGCGAGAGGTCACCTCACGCTGCCCGAGCCGCCGTTGCGCAGGCAATGGATGCCTCGGTAGAGACCGCTAAAAGCGGCCTTGCCAAAGCCAAAGATCAAGAGCAAAAGGCCGCCGCTGCATTAACCCACGGGGAGCAGGTAATTGAGGCCAAAGCACAATTCTCTCTGCTAAAGCAAACTCTGCATACGCTGGAGCAAGAAGCCTCGCTCAGAGAGCGCCAGCAGCTCACTCTCGATGCTGCTGCTCGCTCTAAAGAGGTACTGGGCAAAAACTCAATACATGAGCACGATCTGGCTGCTAAGGAAGACGCTGAGCAAGCCGTGACCGAAGCTGAAGAAATCTTGACTCAGGCCGTAGCGGAGGTTTCGTTTTATCGCGGTGACTTGCGGGAAAAGGCTGGCCAGTACGCAGCAGAACTAGTGCCACTAGTAGGCGTAGAAGCAGACCTGAAAAATAGACAAGAAGAACTACACACGCTCCAAGATAAAGCTGCGGCGGCAAGCAAAGGGGGCCAGGAATGCTCTGCCAAGGCTGCAAAGGCGCACCAGGTAGTCGAGCACGTGAAGCTACAGGTCTTGGCTTCCCAGAATGCATCCAAGGCAATGCAGGAGCACGGCGAAAAACTAGAAAAGCTACAGGCCCAGCATCAGGCACACGAGGAATGGAAAGAGGCTGCAAAAGCCCTATCAGATGCCGCTGAGCAGAAAATTGCCGCGGCACGTGCCTGGGACACGGCCAAATCCAAGGAGGCACACCTAGTTACGCAGCGGCTGCAGGGGCTTGCGTCTCAGGTAGCCTCCCACTTGCAAGATGGGGTTCCCTGCCCCGCCTGCGGTTCTTTGTCGCACCCGCATCCTGCTGAGGAGGGCGCCCAAACTGTGTCCCTGGATCGCCTAAGCGAGGCATACAAAGAAACTGCTAGAGCCGAAGAGCTATTCAACGCTGCAAAGAGTAGGCACGAACAAGCCTTAGAACGCACTACTAAAGCTCAAGCGGAAATATCAATCGCGCAGGAGGTACTTGCGCCCCAGCTGCAGTTGGAACGAACGCTCTTCGAGCAGGCCGAACGGCAAGCAAATAAACTGGAAGGCTATCAGAACAAGCTCCAAGAAGAACAGAATAAGAAGGCGCAATACGACACCGAAGTTGCCCTCAATAAACAGGCTTTGCAGGAACTACAGCAAAGGATCCACTCTCTTACAGAGTCAATCAGTAAGCTAAAAGGTCAAATAGCGCCGCTTACCCAAAACGGAATCACTGTTCGGCAATTGCACGACAAACTGGTGCAGATTCACACTTTAGGTGACCGCCAACTACTCAACATCAAGCATCTGGAGCATGCAAAGGTAGCTGCCGAGACATCCGGCGAGGAGCTAATCCGGTCGCTGAAGAAAAACAACTTTCCTACCGTCGAGGACGCGCAGAAGGCGGCTTTGGACAAAGAGGCAGAATCTGGTCTTCGCAGCCAAATTGCCGATTGGAAAGCACAAAAACAATCTTGTTCGCAGCGTCTTTCTGAGCCCAAGTTAGTTGCACTGGCAGCAGAGAACAGTCCCGATACCGTAGCCCTGCAAAATGCTAAAGACTCTGCCACTGCCACGGCTGACGCGCAAAACCAGCAGCTCGGAAAGCTGCTAGCTGAGCGGGACCAACTGCTTCGAGCAGTAGAGCGAATTAGCTCAGCTACCGACCATTTGGATAGCCTAACTGCCGAGCACAAAGATCTACTTTGGCTTTTCGAACTGGTCAACGCTGGCCCAGCAAACCAAGATTCAATTCCGCTTTCTACCTGGGTACTACTCGAGCGATTGAACCAGATTCTTGCCGTTGCGAATCCACATCTGCAGGCCATGTCCGCGGGTAGGTATGAGCTCGTGCGCACCGATTCTGACGGGGGACGTTCTGTAAATCAAGCTCTCTCACTAGCCGTTAGGGACCATTACTCGGATACAGAACGCAAAACCTCATCGCTATCTGGCGGGGAAATGTTCTACTGTTCGCTCGCCCTCTCGCTAGCACTAGCTGAGGTAGTTAGCTATGAGGCAGGGGGAATAGTAATCCAAACGATGCTTATCGACGAGGGATTTGGAAGCCTAGATCCCCAAAAACTGGACTCTGTGATGGATCAGCTCCGTGTCAGTAGTGCTGGCAGATTAGTTGGCATCATCTCTCACGTCCGCGAGTTAGCAAACCAGGTGGGCCCGAAAGTGCAGGTAATTGCCTCAGAGCAGGGATCCCGGTTGAAACTTAATCTGCCAACTCGGCGATAA
- a CDS encoding 50S ribosomal protein bL37 has product MSKRGRKRKDRRFKPANHGKRPQ; this is encoded by the coding sequence ATGAGCAAGCGTGGACGCAAGCGTAAGGATCGCAGGTTCAAGCCTGCCAACCATGGCAAACGCCCTCAGTAA